The Salvia miltiorrhiza cultivar Shanhuang (shh) chromosome 1, IMPLAD_Smil_shh, whole genome shotgun sequence genome has a window encoding:
- the LOC130988825 gene encoding uncharacterized protein LOC130988825 — MSSFDRRIVDAACGGSLTNKTLDEAKQLIFDMVTNGQQYEDEDDDRYRPINRAEDICVNEKLDALTSLVRGMVGAQIQKDNHPNFSWNHSPEFFTSAQPQAGWYAHTDRPEPSMSDILQSLAQSSQIVNNLVQSQQAFQQETQAALGSMGTQITLLTTQVNKLQVNLGKLPSQEEVHSKEHVYAMNLMSEEDFFDPKPMEDEKEKEEQESAQNDEVVEEAQQYENLSSSEVGST; from the exons atgtcttcttttgaCAGGAGGATTGTTGATGCTGCTTGTGGAGGAAGTTTGACCAACAAGACCTTAGATGAAGCAAAACAATTGATTTTTGATATGGTCACCAATGGTCAAcaatatgaggatgaggatgatgatagGTACAGGCCGATCAACAGAGCAGAAGATATATGTGTGAATGAGAAACTCGATGCTCTAACTTCCTTAGTTAGAGGCATGGTTGGAGCTCAAATTCAGAAGGATAATCATCCAAATTTCAGCTGGAATCATTCGCCTGAATTTTTCACCAGCGCACAGCCGCAGGCTGGGTGGTATGCTCATACCGACCGCCCAGAGCCCAGTATGAGCGATATTCTTCAGAGTCTGGCACAGAGCAGCCAGATTGTTAACAATTTGGTGCAAAGTCAGCAAGCTTTCCAGCAAGAGACGCAAGCTGCGTTGGGTAGTATGGGCACACAGATCACTCTGCTCACCACTCAAGTGAACAAGTTGCAAGTAAATCTTGGAAAACTTCCATCTCAAGAAGAAGTACATTCCAAGGAGCATGTTTATGCTATGAATTTAATGAGTGAGGAAGATTTCTTTGATCCAAAGCCCATGGAAGATGAAAAGGAGAAGGAAGAGCAAGAAAGTGCTCAGAATGATGAAGTTGTCGAAGAGGCACAACAATATGAAAATCTCTCTTCTTCCGAG GTTGGCTCAACATAA